A window of Malania oleifera isolate guangnan ecotype guangnan chromosome 2, ASM2987363v1, whole genome shotgun sequence genomic DNA:
TACATACTGTAACATTTAATGTGATCACGCACAAACACAAATGGCAACCTACCTAGGTTTTAAATGGATCATGACAGAATTTGAagaatttgattaaaaaaaaaaaaaaaaaatcttcaactAGTTCTAGCTGTAATACAAATTGAAGAAACAAGGGCTTGGAGAAAGGGCAAAAATTTTGTTCTCTAGCTTGCTTTCTTTCACTGCAAGAAGTAAAAACAAACAATATCATattaagaaacaaaactttgatATGATGAAGCTAAGAAATGAAGTTCAAAACATGCAGGAACTACTACACAACAAGAGTACTGAGGACTTATATTAAttctagctagctagctagacTCTGCAGCAACAGAATTGGATCTCTGCAAAGTAGAGGAAGAGTTGATGAACTCAATGCAGTCCTCTATGGCTTCAGTTCTGTGAGAATCAGTGGGAGCTACGAACGGCTTTGAGGAAACCTTAGGTGACGGCCGCCTCCTGAAGGATAGCACGCGTAGAGCTGTGGCCATCTTATCACCAACATGCTTGAGAAATCTCACTGGTGAAAATAATCCAGGCCTTCTTCTTGGTAAGCCAAACCGGCCATTCCTAAAGAACTTTGTGCTCTTCCCCTCATCTGCTCTCTTGGTAGAGCTCTGTTTGCGGTAGGCAGTGGTCTTCTCGTTAGCATCCAACCCTTGGCTCATCCGGTCACTCCCTCTAATTGTTGACATCTATTGGCAATATTATTGGCTTAAATTTGTATATATACTTGTGCGtacaatagagagagagagagagagagagacgtaggtGGGAAAAGGAGCACAAATGAAGTTGTGGGTGGGTGTACAAGTAGCTATGACATATTTAAAGGAGAATACCAACAAGGGTACTGCTCAAACACTCCACTTTTGATGCATACGCTACTTTTGAACTAaagtgttttaaaaaaataaagaataagaagaagaagggagaGAAAAGAGTTGAAAAATTCATGGATGTCAAAATCATAATTTGTCGGTCATTAGTATAGAGGTAGAAAGAGAAAAGCACCAGAGGGTTAAGCAACTTACACCCAAACCCATGTGATCAAGATGCTGCAAAATTAACAGTGCAATGCCAAATGAATTATTGGATCTAAAGCATAGCCTTGTATGCTATTATGTCCACCTACAAGGGTTCAAATCATGGCATCCATTataagggaaaaagaaaaaagtgatGAGAAGAAACTAGATAGGAGCATTACTGTCGGCTCATAGTcagtaaattaattaattgtggGAGTCTTGTGCTGTTGATAAATCCCAATAGCATAGGCATAAGCAGGCACTCTTGACATGCTAGAGGCTACAAAGATCCAGCAATAATATTCTCCATCTTCTTCAATTGAGATCTTCTCAATAGATGGGCCATTCTGCAATTGCAAAACAAGCTCAGGATCCCCATTAAATTCTTAGTGATGATAATATGTTTGATTGGTGAAACAGAAACACTTGCAACCTAACTTTCTTTGCACTGAGTTCAATTAATTAAAGCTGGAAACTTGCCCTTTTTCTTTTATGGTGTCTTTTTGGTCCAGCACCCACTTTTCTGCTCATTGGGTACTGATGTAATAACACCACCATGAAGAAGATGCTCCTATGCAAGATTACAGatgaaggaataaaagatttctaCTGTAGTTTGGATGCTGTGGGTCAATTAAGTCCATATGTTGTTTCATGTGTGAAACAAACCAGAAAAGATGGGCCTACCCtgaattacaaattaaatcaaatgaaTGAATAGAACCAGAAAGATaagaattcaaaaacaaaaatgttcATTTGTCCAACAATGGGAGAGGTGGTGGATCCATTTGGGGAAAAGGACAGAAGAATGGATGAGGAAGTAAAAGGAAGAAGAAACAACTGTGCTTCCCACTCACATCAGTGCCCCCTTTGCTTTCCAGTGGTTTTGATTCTCTTCTTCCAAACTTTCCTGCAGATGACAAAAGAAAGGGTCCGAGTATTTTAGGGAATCCTTCTGTTTCTCTCATTTAGTTTAGCTTTGTCCTTTAACAGAGAGGGGGCTCCCAATGAACCTATCAACCTTTTATGTTTATAAAATCTAAACTTGAATGGTGTGAAATCCATCACTTCACTTGAACTAAAGGGTACATAAAAACAAACACAGGAATACAAAATTTGCACAGCTTAACTGCGATTGTTTAGCCCGTGAATTGAAGGGCCTCAATTTCTTCACCTAAGCCTCATCCCTATGAAACAAGACATCTACTCGGGATAAAAGCAAGCCTAGTGTTGGAGGAAACACAAGAGATCTAAAATCTAAATTAGACGAGGGGTGTGTTACATGATATGTTAGATATATCTTACTGAAAAGTGGACATATTTAAGCACCATACaaatttaatcatttaaaatctTTTCAAAGTATTGTGTAATACGGGATTACTAATCACCCAAATTTACCCATCCATCAAATCATCTAGAGTCATCGATTTtgcattttcatttttctttggcTTGTATGTTTCTTAGGGGGAGGGGGGGAAATCAGCGAAAGCCACACAAGTCTATTAAGGATTAGCAGCATGGGCTCGAATTGCTCTCCCACAACCCTGTTTTCATGGTTTGGGCAGCTCCAATTCCGCTCCCACTACTATAGAAATCGCTTCTACTTTCTTTTCCATGGCTACTAAGATGTTTCAGTTCGTCACATTGTCTCTTGCCTGCCCATGGATTCAGCAACACCTCAAAAGGTTAACTAGTTCAGGAATCTCCCTATCCGTGCTTATTTTCAAGTAGATCGTCTGCCAAAACCCACACCCAACTTCAAAACTTTGATCAAAGACATTTGGGGCCTGTTTTGTTGTAgaaaatattctttattttttaaataactacAAAAATGTCACTTTACTTTTCCACATTTGTACTCAAAACTTGGAAATTATCTTTTAttattatctaaatttttcacgTAGATGTTGAAAAACTGGAAAACAAAactttctttaaaaataaaaaataaaattttgttttcaacaaCTCAACAAACCCTTTTGCATCATTTTTCCTCGGTTGCAAATTATACTGTGAAACAATTAACCATATAGCAACCACAGAACAATCTCTAGCCTCCATTAAATGGATCCCTGCAATTGCTGTTACTTTCACCCATCCTCCACACAAACAAAAAGCCAACAATGAATCCATCTGCAATATGTATTTTCCAATTAACCTTCCTTTTGCTGTgtggaattgctatgtatttgtGCACAGCTGGTCCCAAGCCTAGAGAGGGGGAGGTTCATGCTAGGTTGACAGCATAAAACCTACCACTAAAATGGGAGAAACACTCTGCAAACAAGCAGGGGAGACACAGAGCATGATTTTCTCTCATCGAAATGATAAGAAATGGGATGGGCAGCTGCCCTGATTAACGTCATTGGGAAGGACAAAGGCACAACATCTAAGACAAGATGTTTGCCGTAACTGATGCTATGTTGACTTCAGCCCAAAGGCAATTGTGTAGGCAAGCTTTCATCCAAAAGGAGGGGAGAAGGGTTTCTGTTCTCATCTTTTATCCCATTGGTGGCTCATTAAATTTCTGCCCTGAAACCCATTGCATTCATGCCATACCATATTTAACATAAAATTCTGGAATGCGTGGCACCAttttttatgcataaattttgCAGCCAACACAAAAAATGATGGATGAATACTTGCATAGAGTTGTAATAACACTTTATAGCAGAGTGCTGCAGTTCTAGTTCGGGGTGATTGGTTTTTTAGGGTTTCTTTTGTTGATTCTAGTGTGGGGTTTAGTTTATTGGCGTGTTGATTTGTTGTTTGGATTTTGGAGCTTCTCTATGTGGCTCTCTTTGTTGGCCGTGTTGATTGTCACTTTTTCTGGATGATAAATTAAGTATACATCTGGGGTGCCATTTGTTAGACCGCGATGAAAACAATAACAAGCctttaagtcccattaggtggagttggctacatgaatccttttctgccaattcacccAATCGAGAGAATTTTCTTCTACTAGCTAGGGTGCCACTGATTGACTCATTTTCTGAAATGAACAATATTCTCTTCTACTAATACTACATGCTCTGTTTCAATCCATTGACTGCAGATAACCCATTTGAAACtttgaaaaaagaagaagaaaaagaaaaagaagaagaaaaaagaaagaaagaaagatttgtCCGCATCAACATGATCAATCAAGAAATGTTCCCTTATTGACACTGCTTCAAGTTAAAAGAGTCCAAGAAAATAGCAAATATGTGAGTGTAAAATCAGTCAGCATCTGCCCAGCCAAATAATTGCACacctttagttctcttaagggaCAAATCATCAAACACCATTCCCAACTATGATTGTCTTAATGTCTCCTCTTTTCAACAAAATCCAATGTTTGCTATGCGTAGAAATAGACTTGGCTGGATTACTATTCTCTAAAAAGGTACACTTTACAAGAATACATGAGAATTAGGAATAAAATGCCGTTACTGTTCCCAACAAACCCACCCTCCTCCTTCAAGCATTTCCTTTAAGGAGGAATGAAATAGGAAGCACATATAAATAAAACCTTTTCATTCGAAATACAAACCAAGAGAATTTGCTAGAATTTATTTATAACTCAATCATTCAAAAGGCATGGTCGAATGTCTAAATAATAATTGAATTGACTTTCGAAATGAAATCCCATTTAAATTTGTTGCAAAGGGTGATGGAATAAATACACAAGAATGGAAATGAATTTGCATTTCAAACAAGCATGTTGGGAGTCATTCCTAATGAGCCCTGCTCCTGAACCCAAACCACGAAACTCTGAAATTGAAAATCCAATCAGGGTGTAAGAATGTCAAGCTAGGTGGGAAGAATAGGTTTTTATATTCCAAAATGATGCAATCGTCCTTTTATtacaatgaaaaaataaaaatatcttatACATTTGAACGATTCAATCGCTACCTAGGCTATATAAACACATAAATAGAAGTGAACCATTCCTTTTCATTCTTACGTCAAGGGTTCTAAACAAAGCCTTGAGCTTTAAAATAATCACAAGGAAGCACAAGACCAAGATAACTGCACAAGCTCATGTACAATTACAAACTAACTTACAATCATAACTTGAAATCTACATCTTTCTCTGAAACTCTAGTTCAGTTATTTCATAAATCCAAAGGGGAAGAAGATTAACCTCACAGTTCATCATCATTCATGACAAGCAAAACCTCCCCACCAACAGTGGTGACACCATGCAAGAACACTTGAACTCCCTCAGCACCTTCGAAAGCCTGAGGAGTTGGGAGATCACTGTCCAAGTTGTACCAAACTCCCCCTATCCTTCTCAGCGTGATCCAGTGCCTGCTCCTCCAAATCCCACCAAATCTTCTCACCGGCACATTAATCACAATGCCCATTAACTTATCGTTGTCCATGTCGATCGAAGAAGCGCTATTCCGGCGATCGTGCCAGACCACCGACTTACCTTTCCCTTCTATGGCCGCAATGAGAACGTTTATGTCATAGTTTCCGGTCAGCACATTGTGATGGGGCTTGAAGAGAACCGACATTGGCGTCCAGGTCTCCTGGCTGGGATCGTCATGAACAAGTCTTTCGGCGATTGCGTTCAGGTTTGCCCGCGTGAACGCGTCCTTCTCCTGAACTACGACGCACCAGTTACCAGCGATTCCGTGGAAGATGAGATCAAGCAATAAAAGATTTGCGTAATGTAATTAGAGCTCAAAACGTTCTAAGTtggtgattttaaaattttaattttttaaatgtgaCAATTGCacattcaaaatcattttaatcCACAAGATAATTGTTAAACTGAAATTAAATCGAATGAGATTCtataattacattaaaaaaactttacaataattaaaaaaaagttaaaaattcaGCTATCAACTCAACGTTTAACTCTATAAAATTACAAGCAAAAGGGCCCCATTTGTTTCTAAGCAAACTTCAAAAGGGGAAAAAGAATTATTAAGGAGATTTTCCCGAGAAAATATCCCCTGTACAAGAGCAACCGCACTTTGAAAGAAAAATTGCGAACATTTTTTCCAGGAATTTTCCCCTTTCGCAGGGCTGATTTGCATTGAAACAAAAACGAACAAAAGGAGGGAGGCGGAGACGAAGACCTGAAAGAGATTATTGAGGGAGTGCAAGAGGCAGAATTGCAGTCGTTGCTTCTCGTGGTAGATCTGAGGGCTATGCGCTGCCATCTTCTCACGGTAAATGAATCGTTGATAAGACAGGGGAATCGCGGGCTCGAGGGAAGACATCTAGGGTTTTGAGTTGGGTTTATGAGCTTCATCTGTGCTTAGCTCGTGGGGTTAGAAGGACAAAGCCATGGGTTTTTGAGGAGTCGAGTTAAATTACAATACTTAATCTTCACCGcttgtattatttttttaagcATGCAGAACTATCTTTTTTGAAATCAGTTAAGCTCAAATATCTCAATTTATGATATGAgtgatttcaaatttttaagtgAATCAAGAAATGAAAATACAATTTTCATTACAAGCCAAT
This region includes:
- the LOC131147676 gene encoding josephin-like protein, whose amino-acid sequence is MSSLEPAIPLSYQRFIYREKMAAHSPQIYHEKQRLQFCLLHSLNNLFQEKDAFTRANLNAIAERLVHDDPSQETWTPMSVLFKPHHNVLTGNYDINVLIAAIEGKGKSVVWHDRRNSASSIDMDNDKLMGIVINVPVRRFGGIWRSRHWITLRRIGGVWYNLDSDLPTPQAFEGAEGVQVFLHGVTTVGGEVLLVMNDDELVGPSFLNGPSIEKISIEEDGEYYCWIFVASSMSRMSTIRGSDRMSQGLDANEKTTAYRKQSSTKRADEGKSTKFFRNGRFGLPRRRPGLFSPVRFLKHVGDKMATALRVLSFRRRPSPKVSSKPFVAPTDSHRTEAIEDCIEFINSSSTLQRSNSVAAESS